One Spirochaeta africana DSM 8902 genomic window carries:
- a CDS encoding inositol monophosphatase family protein, whose amino-acid sequence MREHMEAIVREAGTIALKYHGGLTKTDIDFKSEADLVTRADREVEDFIASQLRAAYPWVHFVGEETAAEMDYRSGEAFVLDPIDGTTNYVHGLPYFAISLAYLRDGVPQAAVVYAPALDALYSAESGQGALLNNEPIRASQNDDPGHSLAVTGFVNLRSRVQPDNLAAFGHVAYQVRSVLRLGSAAVDLCYVADGKMDFFWEHGLNVWDVAAGALIVQEAGGVVTGMDGGPDYLSGRCGILAGGPNIHGRAVRLLKEAENA is encoded by the coding sequence ATGAGAGAGCATATGGAAGCGATCGTGCGTGAGGCCGGGACGATCGCCCTTAAGTATCATGGCGGCCTGACCAAAACGGATATCGATTTTAAAAGCGAAGCGGATCTGGTAACCCGCGCGGATCGTGAGGTTGAGGATTTTATCGCCTCACAGCTGCGGGCTGCGTATCCCTGGGTGCATTTTGTCGGGGAGGAGACTGCTGCCGAGATGGACTACCGCAGCGGCGAGGCCTTCGTGCTGGATCCGATCGATGGAACCACCAACTATGTGCACGGACTGCCGTATTTCGCCATCAGCCTGGCATATCTGCGCGATGGCGTGCCTCAGGCTGCGGTGGTCTATGCCCCGGCCCTTGATGCATTGTACTCGGCCGAATCCGGACAGGGTGCCTTGCTGAACAACGAGCCGATTCGGGCCTCGCAGAACGATGATCCCGGACACAGTCTGGCGGTAACCGGGTTCGTAAACCTGCGGTCCAGGGTGCAACCGGACAATCTGGCGGCTTTCGGGCATGTAGCCTACCAGGTGCGCTCGGTTCTGCGTCTCGGATCGGCGGCGGTAGATCTGTGTTATGTTGCTGACGGCAAGATGGACTTCTTCTGGGAACATGGCCTGAATGTATGGGATGTTGCCGCCGGTGCGCTGATTGTACAGGAGGCCGGGGGTGTGGTTACCGGTATGGATGGCGGTCCGGATTATCTGAGCGGGCGCTGCGGAATACTTGCCGGCGGACCGAATATCCATGGTAGGGCCGTCCGTCTGCTCAAGGAGGCAGAGAATGCATGA
- a CDS encoding HAD family hydrolase, translated as MHRPDPVAGCLFDFDGVLVDSFLLHAEGWRRSYEAVLQLPFPRLPAEELTGRSSPQIARDLAALGGAPDMAEHIYRYKTGLMSDGSLVPPLRPGAREVLAWCRDTGVPFGIGSNAPGAYLRTVLAEHRLEVPVVLGFDDVDRPKPYPDLYLAAAAAAGVPAGQRSSVLVFEDSPPGITAAVKAGMYPVGILARIPEEVLRRCGAREWYDSLADWLDAAR; from the coding sequence ATGCACCGTCCTGATCCTGTCGCGGGCTGTCTGTTTGATTTTGACGGGGTGCTGGTAGACAGCTTCCTGCTGCATGCCGAGGGCTGGCGTCGCAGTTACGAGGCCGTGCTGCAGCTGCCGTTTCCCCGACTGCCCGCCGAAGAGCTGACCGGTCGCAGTTCCCCACAGATTGCCCGTGATCTTGCCGCGCTTGGCGGTGCGCCGGATATGGCGGAGCACATCTACCGGTACAAGACCGGCTTGATGAGTGATGGCAGCCTGGTCCCGCCGCTGCGTCCTGGTGCGCGGGAGGTGCTCGCCTGGTGTCGTGACACGGGCGTCCCGTTCGGGATCGGCAGCAATGCCCCGGGCGCTTATCTGCGAACGGTGCTGGCCGAGCACCGCCTGGAGGTCCCGGTGGTGCTGGGTTTTGATGATGTCGACAGACCTAAACCCTATCCTGATCTGTACCTGGCTGCGGCAGCAGCAGCCGGGGTTCCTGCCGGGCAGAGGTCATCCGTACTGGTTTTCGAGGACAGCCCGCCGGGCATTACAGCGGCGGTCAAGGCAGGCATGTACCCGGTCGGGATCCTGGCGCGAATCCCGGAGGAGGTGCTGCGGCGCTGCGGGGCCAGGGAATGGTATGACTCCCTGGCTGACTGGCTCGACGCGGCCAGGTGA
- a CDS encoding Dps family protein — translation MDIGLENKETAAVAKALNQYLADLRTLHAKVQNYHWNLIGASFFTLHEKYEEFYDFLAEQIDEVAERVLSLGQRPLASLKDFLATTKVAEAPSTPINGPDSAKSVLADFEYIIKLLRESIEVAEDNSDPGTADMLTASIETYEKNSWMLRAYLAQ, via the coding sequence ATGGATATTGGACTGGAAAACAAGGAAACCGCCGCTGTAGCCAAGGCACTGAATCAGTACCTGGCTGACCTGCGCACCCTGCATGCCAAGGTACAGAACTACCACTGGAATCTTATCGGCGCAAGCTTCTTTACCCTGCACGAGAAATACGAAGAGTTCTACGACTTTCTGGCCGAGCAGATCGATGAGGTTGCCGAGCGGGTACTCTCGCTGGGACAGCGCCCGCTGGCTTCATTAAAGGATTTTCTGGCCACCACCAAGGTTGCCGAGGCCCCCAGCACCCCGATTAACGGCCCGGACAGTGCCAAGTCGGTCCTGGCAGACTTCGAGTACATTATCAAGCTGCTGCGGGAAAGCATCGAGGTAGCCGAGGACAACAGTGATCCCGGCACCGCCGACATGCTGACCGCCAGCATCGAGACCTACGAAAAAAACAGCTGGATGCTGCGCGCCTACCTGGCCCAGTAA
- a CDS encoding response regulator: MPTAAEHPALTHAPFGYACIRVLRDANDRIHDGVFRTANPVFEQMVGKGNLIGKPIRSLAPGDWGGGDRAWFDRCSTVLTHEGAESYEFCHAGDSHWFRVQLYSPEAGHVAAVYTDITAAKRAEQNLERLQREYGSVFDSTQDALFLIRIHPDGKFRFVRINRAYQYATGLGQHDVQGRTPRELLGNEAGTQMEDNFQRCLTSEGTISYEEILNLPRGTTHWQTTLTLDRSDNAARYIIGSSRDISLRRAAEQRLEDSENRYRSLVANIPGVIYRCLTDADSTMQFISEGAESLTGYPAEEFLQSSVRAFSSIIHPDDIAMVRQTIQETLHRKASHSVRYRILHRDGGVRWVLDQGRGFFTPDGGVRYIDGYIFDISHQQEIEESLFYVNQFQSLITDVSTEFIGADAASIQKCIAGMLQQTGRFFDADRSYVLFIDGVQQPIRAVHEWSAHGTESGQGSLHQLSTDWPHWWSQLLDSHDMIHIPDTDALPVGYARAALQQRQVTSLLAVPVTGTDGILGFLAFELTGRTRTWQEQDIALMQVLANILSDAQQKVDAEQQLILAKEQAESANQAKSEFLANMSHEIRTPLNGVIGFTELLEGTPLSQLQRQYVHNSKVSAHALLDIISDILDLSKIESGKLELELVRSELLPLLENAIDIIQYQAASKGLELLLNVPRDLPAEVVVDPTRLKQILINLLSNAVKFTEHGEVELVARFLPETCTAAEQGDAAGVLELQVRDTGIGIRPDQQHKLFQAFSQADTSTTRKFGGTGLGLIISSILAEKMGGSIGFESEPGHGTTFTCTVCVPAFRLHSAAAAWSRDAEQLKLAVSSCPPRVLIIDDNPTAAALLKQQLEDLGLPADHCSDGMQAVSLVNSSEGCSLLFIDSRMPGLSGLETLQLLQRTCRQDRLQQTKIVLMYDAAEDEQIHSQAPRPGAGGLLPKPVKPTELRSCMLRLFTSPETTAPPDQPAKTETAPAGTILVVEDVSLNMTLVRAMLHKAAPGLRILEAHNGIQALETIRNSGDISLILMDIQMPEMDGIQAAREIRQLEKERGSYTPIIALTAGAHTDQRARCLAAGMDDFLGKPVSQRMLQEKLAHYLKDSPASETPVFDKELLLEKINYDHALFARLTTGARENFRKRVTLLQDACSQGRLDEVRQQAHAIRGTAGNLCFERLAEEAARLEDAIDAGPPDQAIVAEQLDRILQAWQALQLLLPAAASE, encoded by the coding sequence ATGCCAACTGCAGCCGAGCACCCAGCCCTCACACATGCACCGTTCGGGTATGCCTGTATCCGGGTCTTGCGCGACGCGAACGACAGGATCCATGACGGGGTATTCCGGACAGCAAACCCGGTGTTCGAGCAGATGGTCGGCAAGGGCAACCTGATCGGCAAGCCGATCCGCAGTCTCGCACCCGGGGATTGGGGAGGCGGAGACCGGGCATGGTTTGATCGCTGCAGCACCGTGCTGACACATGAAGGCGCTGAGAGCTATGAGTTCTGCCATGCCGGGGATAGTCACTGGTTCAGGGTACAGCTCTACTCGCCGGAGGCCGGGCATGTCGCGGCAGTGTACACCGACATAACCGCAGCCAAACGCGCCGAACAGAATCTGGAACGGCTGCAGCGCGAATATGGCTCGGTTTTCGACAGCACCCAGGATGCCCTGTTCCTGATCCGGATTCATCCCGACGGGAAGTTCCGATTCGTCCGGATTAACCGTGCGTACCAGTACGCCACTGGCCTTGGCCAGCACGATGTTCAGGGCAGGACACCCCGGGAGTTACTGGGCAACGAAGCCGGCACGCAGATGGAGGATAACTTTCAACGCTGCCTGACATCGGAAGGTACCATCTCGTACGAGGAGATCCTGAACCTGCCGCGGGGGACCACCCACTGGCAGACAACCCTGACACTCGACCGCAGCGATAACGCTGCCAGGTATATTATCGGATCCTCCCGGGACATCAGCCTGCGGCGTGCTGCCGAGCAGCGCCTGGAGGACAGCGAGAATCGCTATCGCTCGCTGGTAGCCAACATCCCGGGGGTTATCTATCGCTGCCTTACCGATGCGGATTCCACCATGCAGTTTATCAGTGAGGGGGCGGAATCCCTGACCGGATATCCGGCCGAGGAGTTTCTGCAGAGTTCGGTTCGAGCCTTCAGCTCAATCATACATCCGGATGACATTGCGATGGTTCGCCAGACAATTCAGGAAACCCTGCACCGCAAGGCATCCCATTCTGTCCGGTACCGGATACTGCACCGGGACGGAGGTGTTCGCTGGGTACTGGATCAGGGGCGAGGATTTTTCACCCCGGATGGCGGGGTTCGCTACATCGACGGGTACATCTTTGACATCTCTCATCAGCAGGAAATCGAGGAATCACTGTTCTATGTGAATCAGTTCCAGTCTCTGATCACCGATGTTTCAACCGAGTTTATCGGTGCTGATGCCGCCAGCATCCAGAAATGCATTGCCGGCATGCTGCAGCAAACCGGGAGGTTTTTTGACGCTGATCGCAGCTATGTCCTGTTCATCGACGGGGTTCAGCAGCCGATCAGGGCAGTCCATGAGTGGTCTGCCCACGGAACCGAATCCGGGCAGGGATCTCTGCATCAGCTGTCAACTGACTGGCCACACTGGTGGAGCCAGCTGCTGGACAGCCATGACATGATCCATATCCCCGACACCGACGCTCTGCCGGTGGGGTATGCCAGGGCCGCCCTGCAGCAGCGCCAGGTCACCTCCTTGCTCGCGGTCCCGGTAACCGGCACCGACGGGATACTGGGTTTTCTGGCATTCGAGCTCACCGGTCGTACCCGGACATGGCAGGAACAGGACATTGCGCTGATGCAGGTGCTGGCCAACATTCTTTCCGACGCCCAGCAAAAAGTGGATGCAGAGCAGCAGCTGATCCTTGCCAAGGAACAGGCCGAATCGGCCAACCAGGCAAAATCCGAGTTTCTGGCCAACATGAGCCACGAGATACGCACCCCCCTGAACGGGGTAATCGGGTTCACCGAGCTGCTGGAAGGCACCCCGCTCAGCCAGCTGCAGCGGCAGTATGTGCACAACTCCAAGGTGTCGGCACACGCCTTGCTGGACATAATCAGCGACATCCTGGATCTGTCAAAGATCGAGTCAGGCAAGCTGGAGCTGGAGTTAGTGCGCAGTGAACTGCTGCCGCTGCTGGAGAACGCGATAGATATCATACAGTACCAGGCGGCGAGCAAGGGGCTGGAACTCCTGCTGAATGTTCCCCGGGATCTGCCGGCCGAGGTGGTGGTCGATCCCACCCGCCTCAAGCAGATCCTCATCAATCTTTTAAGCAACGCAGTAAAGTTTACCGAACACGGCGAGGTGGAGCTCGTCGCCAGGTTTCTGCCCGAAACCTGCACTGCAGCCGAACAGGGAGATGCCGCCGGTGTGCTTGAGCTACAGGTTCGTGACACCGGGATCGGGATTCGACCGGATCAGCAGCACAAATTATTCCAGGCATTCTCGCAGGCAGACACCTCCACTACCCGCAAGTTTGGCGGCACCGGCCTGGGTTTGATTATCAGCAGCATTCTGGCCGAAAAAATGGGAGGCAGCATCGGCTTCGAGAGTGAACCGGGGCACGGCACAACCTTTACCTGTACCGTGTGTGTGCCAGCCTTCCGGCTGCATTCAGCAGCAGCCGCATGGTCACGCGACGCCGAGCAGCTGAAACTGGCAGTATCGTCCTGCCCGCCACGGGTTCTGATAATCGATGATAACCCCACCGCCGCCGCGCTGCTGAAGCAGCAGCTCGAGGATCTGGGATTACCGGCCGATCACTGCAGCGACGGGATGCAGGCGGTAAGCCTGGTGAACTCCTCCGAGGGCTGCAGCCTGCTGTTTATCGACAGCCGCATGCCCGGACTGTCCGGCCTTGAAACCCTGCAGCTGCTGCAACGCACCTGCCGACAGGACAGGCTGCAGCAGACAAAAATTGTACTGATGTACGACGCTGCCGAGGACGAACAGATCCACAGCCAGGCTCCCCGGCCCGGAGCGGGCGGGCTGCTGCCCAAGCCAGTCAAGCCAACCGAACTGCGAAGCTGCATGCTGCGTCTGTTCACCTCGCCAGAAACCACAGCCCCACCGGACCAGCCAGCCAAGACAGAAACCGCCCCTGCCGGCACCATCCTGGTGGTGGAGGACGTATCGCTGAACATGACCCTGGTACGGGCAATGCTGCACAAGGCAGCCCCCGGGCTGCGTATACTGGAGGCCCACAACGGCATCCAGGCCCTGGAGACTATCCGGAATTCCGGTGATATCTCGCTGATCCTGATGGATATCCAGATGCCGGAGATGGACGGTATTCAGGCTGCCCGCGAGATACGACAGCTGGAAAAAGAGCGCGGGAGCTACACCCCGATCATCGCCCTTACCGCCGGGGCCCATACCGATCAGCGCGCCCGGTGTCTTGCGGCAGGCATGGACGATTTCCTGGGCAAACCCGTCAGCCAGAGGATGCTGCAGGAAAAACTGGCACATTATCTGAAAGACAGCCCGGCATCCGAGACACCAGTGTTTGACAAAGAGCTGCTGCTGGAAAAAATCAACTACGATCATGCCCTGTTTGCCCGCCTTACTACCGGGGCCCGGGAAAATTTCCGGAAGCGTGTAACACTGCTGCAGGATGCCTGTAGCCAGGGCAGGCTGGACGAGGTCCGGCAGCAGGCCCACGCGATCCGCGGCACCGCTGGCAACCTCTGTTTCGAGCGTCTTGCCGAGGAGGCCGCCCGGCTTGAGGATGCGATTGACGCCGGGCCGCCGGATCAGGCTATAGTGGCAGAACAGCTGGACCGCATTCTCCAGGCATGGCAAGCCCTGCAGCTTCTGCTGCCGGCAGCAGCCTCAGAATAG
- a CDS encoding D-arabinono-1,4-lactone oxidase, whose product MHDHTRAGQEWISWNGNVRHRYARMHQPASESELVDAVRDSSVVRPFGNKQSSADIAAGTPDLVSLDRYDRIVAIDHERREITAESGIRLADLLRRIDELGWSLSALPDIDTITLGGAIATATHGTAAAGRILSDHMVRCRLVTADGTVREFTEDDPEMPALRVSLGVLGVFSTITLRCDLPFHLALTERPVRDRDWSQMIPHLLDRHPFVRVLYLPHTGYGYLITGDRSDTPPRGRTAPWWVKYRRAVSARLYRRTVRHPKFTVFANRLIKRLFFSHTQTGFGTLYEATVTKSRGSTLELAEWSVALEDFPALFAELSAALNDRKNPAFAHIPMDVRFLQADTSWLSYAYQRDCVTVGCVTRTPEHADEYAAFEVVEDIFRRHGGRPHWAKRHRMRGEDFAAVYPRWADFCSLRRRMDPHGKFLNPYLRRLFGEESSFDAPS is encoded by the coding sequence ATGCATGATCATACCAGGGCCGGGCAGGAATGGATCAGCTGGAACGGGAATGTACGGCACCGCTACGCCCGCATGCATCAACCTGCCAGCGAGAGTGAGCTGGTGGATGCGGTTCGCGACAGCTCGGTGGTACGGCCGTTTGGCAACAAGCAGTCATCGGCAGACATCGCTGCCGGAACCCCTGACCTGGTCTCGCTGGATCGCTATGACCGGATTGTGGCGATAGATCACGAGCGACGCGAGATAACCGCCGAGAGCGGAATCCGCCTGGCCGATCTGCTGCGAAGGATTGATGAACTGGGCTGGAGCCTGTCGGCCCTGCCGGATATCGATACCATCACCCTTGGTGGGGCGATTGCCACCGCCACCCATGGCACTGCCGCTGCCGGCCGCATCCTTTCGGATCACATGGTACGCTGTCGGCTGGTTACCGCTGACGGAACGGTTCGCGAGTTCACCGAGGATGATCCCGAAATGCCGGCCCTGCGGGTGTCGCTGGGGGTTCTCGGGGTGTTCTCCACCATTACCCTGCGGTGTGATCTGCCGTTTCATCTGGCACTGACCGAGCGTCCGGTGCGTGATCGCGACTGGTCGCAGATGATTCCGCACCTGCTGGACCGCCACCCCTTTGTCCGGGTGCTGTACCTGCCGCACACCGGTTACGGGTATCTGATTACCGGTGATCGCAGCGATACCCCTCCCCGCGGGCGTACCGCCCCCTGGTGGGTCAAGTACCGCCGGGCAGTATCTGCAAGGCTGTATCGGCGCACCGTGCGTCACCCGAAGTTTACGGTTTTTGCCAATCGACTCATCAAGCGCCTGTTCTTCAGCCATACCCAGACCGGGTTCGGCACACTGTACGAGGCTACCGTTACCAAGTCCCGCGGCTCAACCCTGGAGCTGGCAGAGTGGAGCGTGGCACTGGAGGATTTTCCGGCGTTGTTTGCCGAGCTGTCGGCTGCCCTGAACGACCGCAAAAATCCTGCCTTTGCTCATATCCCCATGGATGTGCGCTTCCTGCAGGCCGATACCAGCTGGCTGAGTTATGCATACCAGCGTGACTGCGTTACTGTAGGGTGTGTCACGCGAACCCCGGAGCACGCCGACGAATATGCTGCCTTCGAGGTGGTGGAGGATATCTTTCGCCGACATGGCGGGCGTCCTCACTGGGCCAAGCGCCATCGGATGCGGGGAGAGGATTTTGCAGCGGTGTACCCGCGCTGGGCTGATTTCTGCAGCCTGCGCCGCCGCATGGACCCGCACGGCAAGTTTCTTAACCCGTATCTGCGGCGTCTGTTTGGCGAGGAGTCTTCGTTTGATGCACCGTCCTGA
- a CDS encoding DMT family transporter yields the protein MGIMFAALSAVLYGTADFSGGLATRKSPTAAVLVTSQILGLVIALVAAPLLGWDRVTAGDLLWGALAGMTGAIGLGYLYRGIARGFVAVTAPLAAVTGAAVPVIGGVLLGEAPGLLGWSGIAVSIPAIFLLAYEPGSRPDPVRMAESLKCGLVAGIAFGAFFILISRPSPAAGFWPIAASRAASVLMVLSWIRLRRERIRIARESMPAVAVAGSFDTAANITFVLSAQLELLPVVSVVSSLAPGPTVILGRVLLGEVLTANRITGLLLALVGVALLSL from the coding sequence ATGGGAATCATGTTCGCGGCACTCTCTGCCGTTCTCTACGGAACTGCCGACTTCTCCGGCGGGCTGGCTACCCGAAAAAGCCCGACTGCGGCGGTACTGGTTACCTCGCAGATCCTTGGCCTGGTCATCGCATTGGTCGCCGCCCCCCTGCTTGGCTGGGACCGGGTCACCGCCGGCGATCTGCTGTGGGGGGCATTGGCCGGCATGACCGGGGCGATCGGCCTGGGATACCTGTATCGCGGTATCGCCCGCGGATTTGTCGCGGTAACCGCCCCTCTGGCCGCCGTTACCGGCGCCGCGGTTCCGGTAATCGGCGGGGTTCTGCTGGGTGAAGCCCCGGGGCTGCTTGGCTGGTCAGGTATTGCGGTAAGCATACCGGCGATCTTTCTGCTGGCCTATGAACCCGGCTCCCGTCCGGATCCGGTGCGCATGGCGGAATCGCTCAAGTGCGGGCTGGTCGCTGGCATCGCTTTCGGGGCGTTTTTTATTCTGATATCGCGCCCCTCACCAGCAGCCGGTTTCTGGCCGATCGCGGCCTCCCGGGCCGCATCGGTACTGATGGTACTGAGCTGGATCCGCCTGCGTCGTGAACGGATCCGGATTGCCCGTGAAAGCATGCCGGCGGTCGCGGTTGCCGGCAGCTTTGACACCGCAGCCAACATCACCTTTGTGCTGTCGGCACAGCTGGAACTGCTGCCGGTGGTGTCGGTGGTGTCCTCCCTGGCCCCTGGCCCAACCGTTATCCTTGGCCGCGTTCTGCTGGGCGAGGTTCTGACTGCCAACCGGATTACCGGCCTGCTGCTGGCCCTGGTCGGGGTAGCCCTGTTGAGTCTGTAA